A portion of the Calothrix sp. 336/3 genome contains these proteins:
- the infC gene encoding translation initiation factor IF-3 encodes MNSQIKSPQVFLIDHENNNRGLLDTHEALKLAQSVELDLVIVSEGKEAPVAKIVNYGKLQYQKKKRQGQSARPVVKEVRLRPNVGVADYNLRIEQAIGWLNKGDSVKFVIRLRGREHQYREQAGELLERIVKALEQVGKVQSLDKRALVAQVIPG; translated from the coding sequence ATTAACTCACAAATCAAGTCACCTCAAGTGTTCTTGATTGACCATGAGAACAATAACCGTGGCTTGCTCGATACACACGAGGCTTTAAAGCTAGCACAGAGTGTAGAACTTGACCTGGTTATCGTCTCCGAAGGCAAGGAAGCCCCGGTCGCCAAGATTGTCAACTATGGTAAGCTGCAATATCAAAAGAAAAAGCGTCAAGGGCAGTCCGCTAGACCTGTGGTAAAAGAAGTTCGGCTTCGTCCGAATGTTGGTGTGGCTGATTATAACTTGCGTATCGAGCAAGCTATTGGATGGTTGAATAAGGGTGATTCAGTCAAGTTTGTCATTCGTTTACGAGGCAGGGAACATCAATATCGTGAACAGGCTGGAGAACTGTTAGAGCGGATTGTTAAGGCTCTAGAGCAAGTAGGAAAAGTCCAGTCTCTTGATAAACGTGCACTAGTCGCTCAAGTCATTCCTGGCTAA
- a CDS encoding alpha/beta hydrolase: protein MKQIWNKTTRNIALFCTIGMASILSTQTSVKAAENVILRYGVWEESISVPDLQGIAETGKVPQKYKVYTNKFPPQKRQKFLEVLRQNISVNVTTLSQLLYTPVGSTILRDFSKVTFREDSAGMEALRTGLVQGSSNSEGLSIINFIRAYPSDRLVINVEQVPQVFQNLNLSYKQTQQFMGAIAPQLAAKPTQLNLSFDPTQAGSGKVQVINLPKLKDEQRQRLVPVDIYWSDSATAAKPVVILSHGFSSDRTDMRYIAEHLVSHGYIVAAVEHTGSNQKYIIDVKKKPGMLIRMKPEEFVQRPKDISFVLDELAKLNQKQKHPLQGKLDTNNAMILGHSFGGGTALLIAGGELQVDSLKKRCPEVLATTVSPAEGLQCVAQRLPNNRYQLQDSRIKQAIALNPTSSLMFGETGLQNVKIPTLILASSADATTPALTEQIIGFTKIPSPKWLVGIVGATHSSIKDPISTEQREAKKPSRVGGVEVVGEQAIDVRKYVKAITLAFASQMTPNASKYQIFLTPEYAQYASTQSFPIRLVRSISPDILKRIENTISNLQR, encoded by the coding sequence GTGAAACAAATCTGGAACAAGACAACAAGAAATATTGCTTTATTTTGCACCATCGGGATGGCATCTATTCTCAGTACTCAGACTTCTGTAAAAGCTGCGGAGAATGTTATCTTGCGTTACGGTGTTTGGGAAGAATCAATCTCGGTTCCTGATTTACAGGGTATTGCTGAAACTGGAAAAGTGCCTCAGAAATACAAAGTCTATACAAATAAATTTCCCCCGCAAAAACGCCAGAAATTTCTAGAAGTACTACGCCAGAACATTTCTGTGAATGTTACAACTTTGAGTCAATTACTATATACCCCTGTGGGTAGTACTATTTTACGAGATTTCTCGAAAGTGACATTTCGTGAAGATAGTGCCGGGATGGAAGCTCTCAGAACCGGACTAGTTCAGGGTTCTAGCAATTCTGAAGGACTTTCAATTATTAATTTTATTCGTGCTTATCCTAGCGATCGCCTGGTGATTAATGTTGAGCAAGTACCTCAAGTTTTCCAGAATTTGAATCTATCCTATAAACAAACTCAGCAGTTTATGGGAGCGATCGCCCCTCAACTAGCTGCCAAACCCACCCAACTCAATTTATCTTTTGATCCCACTCAAGCAGGAAGTGGCAAAGTACAGGTAATAAACTTACCAAAATTAAAAGATGAACAGCGTCAAAGATTAGTTCCAGTGGATATTTATTGGTCAGATTCTGCAACTGCGGCGAAACCTGTAGTAATTCTATCCCATGGTTTTTCTTCAGACCGCACAGATATGCGTTACATTGCCGAACATTTAGTATCCCACGGATACATCGTGGCAGCAGTGGAACATACTGGTAGCAACCAAAAATATATAATTGATGTCAAAAAGAAACCTGGTATGTTGATACGGATGAAGCCAGAGGAATTTGTGCAACGTCCCAAAGATATCAGTTTTGTTTTAGATGAGTTGGCAAAGTTAAACCAAAAACAGAAACACCCACTCCAAGGAAAACTTGATACCAATAATGCCATGATTCTCGGTCATTCTTTTGGTGGTGGGACAGCGCTATTAATTGCTGGAGGAGAATTGCAAGTAGATTCTCTCAAAAAACGTTGCCCTGAGGTTTTAGCCACTACTGTGAGTCCAGCAGAAGGTTTACAGTGTGTTGCCCAAAGATTACCAAATAATAGATATCAACTCCAAGATTCGCGTATCAAGCAGGCGATCGCCCTCAATCCGACAAGTTCTCTCATGTTTGGTGAAACTGGGTTACAAAATGTAAAAATTCCTACCCTAATATTGGCATCATCGGCAGATGCAACTACTCCAGCTTTAACCGAACAAATCATTGGTTTTACCAAAATTCCCTCACCGAAATGGCTGGTTGGGATTGTGGGAGCGACTCACAGCAGTATCAAGGATCCAATTTCTACTGAACAGAGGGAAGCAAAAAAACCTTCTCGTGTTGGGGGTGTGGAGGTAGTTGGTGAGCAAGCGATTGATGTTCGTAAGTATGTGAAAGCGATTACTTTAGCATTTGCTTCTCAAATGACTCCTAATGCTAGTAAGTATCAAATCTTTCTCACACCAGAGTACGCTCAATATGCTTCGACTCAATCATTTCCCATTCGCTTAGTCAGGTCAATATCACCTGATATTCTCAAGAGAATCGAGAATACTATCAGCAATCTCCAAAGATAA